A DNA window from Pelomicrobium methylotrophicum contains the following coding sequences:
- a CDS encoding class I SAM-dependent methyltransferase, with translation MFFEKKVERFLEELGQKAQLPLRVELWNGRFIELSPHATVTLRINDPAAARYFLHPTLAKLGEAYVEGHVDVEGPLKDIISAAEGLSRRTDATGQGRLPLWRWAHSRRMDRKAIQYHYDVSNDFYALWLDRHMVYSCAYFKTGEEDIHTAQEQKLDHICRKLRLQPGDKFLDIGCGWGGLIRWAAKHYGVDATGITLSRNQYEYASKRIEEEGLSGRCRVLLQDYRDVPGEAVFDKIASVGMFEHVGLKNLPLYFGVIHRLLKPGGIVLNHGITAADPDNRWAPWGGGEFIEKYVFPHGELPHLSLAIREMSAQRLEVADVETLRLHYAKTLWHWAERLEQNRLRAAALAGEKRLRIWRVYLAGCAHAFEQGWVTIQQVLAFKPARAGESPLPWTRAYMYAPARDAEAAQPSEAMRLA, from the coding sequence ATGTTCTTCGAGAAAAAGGTCGAGCGATTCCTGGAGGAGTTGGGACAGAAAGCCCAGCTTCCGCTGCGGGTGGAACTGTGGAACGGCCGCTTCATTGAGCTCTCGCCCCACGCTACGGTGACGCTGCGCATAAACGATCCGGCGGCGGCCCGCTACTTCCTGCACCCCACGCTCGCCAAGCTGGGTGAAGCCTACGTGGAGGGTCACGTGGACGTGGAAGGGCCGCTCAAGGACATCATCAGCGCTGCCGAGGGCCTGAGCCGCCGGACGGACGCCACGGGCCAAGGCCGATTGCCCCTGTGGCGCTGGGCCCACTCCCGGCGCATGGACAGGAAGGCGATCCAGTACCACTACGACGTCTCCAATGACTTCTACGCCTTGTGGCTGGACCGCCACATGGTCTATTCCTGCGCTTACTTCAAGACCGGCGAGGAAGACATCCACACCGCTCAGGAGCAGAAGCTCGACCATATCTGCCGCAAGCTGCGGCTCCAACCCGGCGACAAGTTCCTGGACATTGGCTGCGGCTGGGGCGGCCTGATCCGCTGGGCGGCAAAGCATTACGGCGTCGACGCCACCGGCATCACGCTGTCGCGAAATCAATACGAATACGCGTCGAAGCGCATTGAAGAAGAGGGTCTCTCCGGCCGCTGCCGCGTGCTCCTGCAGGACTACCGCGACGTGCCAGGCGAAGCCGTGTTCGACAAGATCGCGAGCGTGGGCATGTTCGAGCATGTGGGGCTGAAGAACCTGCCCCTGTATTTCGGTGTCATTCACCGTTTGCTCAAACCCGGCGGCATCGTACTCAACCACGGCATCACGGCCGCCGACCCGGACAACCGGTGGGCGCCCTGGGGCGGCGGGGAGTTCATCGAGAAGTACGTCTTTCCCCACGGTGAGCTTCCCCACCTGTCTCTGGCGATCCGCGAGATGTCCGCCCAACGGCTGGAGGTGGCCGACGTGGAAACGCTGCGGCTGCACTATGCCAAGACCCTATGGCACTGGGCGGAGCGTCTGGAGCAGAACCGGCTCCGGGCGGCCGCCCTGGCGGGCGAAAAGCGGCTGCGCATCTGGCGCGTGTACCTGGCCGGCTGCGCCCACGCCTTCGAGCAGGGCTGGGTCACCATCCAA
- a CDS encoding ATP-binding protein gives MMSLHRRVALSAALVLGAFVVLTSVALEQAFRESAESARGERLLAQVYLLLGAAEEDPAGQLTLPEPLPEPRLGLPGSGLYAQVTDAEGAVVWRSPSAVGLNVPFRGALQPGERRFERRADATGKDYFVESLGVRWATGASPRELTFSVAEDLTEYLQQIRRYRTALAGWLAVLAVLLLAVLWLVLRWGLKPLRRVATEVAAIQAGRQERLKGEYPEELRLLTENVNALLTHERAQQKKLNNALADLAHSLKTPLAVLQSMVDQNVPAASPSRAALDEQLARMGRLVEYHLQRAAAGRAVTLSGPVAVRPVAERLIATLAKVQRDKPVLAAVEVDGAPVFRGAEDDLMEVLGNLLDNAYKWCRSQVRVTAARDEEGLRITVEDDGPGIAPGHAQQLLERGVRADETVPGHGIGLAVVRDVAGAYDGAVAIDRSPLGGARVTVRFRD, from the coding sequence ATGATGTCGTTGCACCGGCGCGTGGCGCTGTCCGCCGCGCTGGTCCTGGGGGCGTTTGTCGTCCTCACCAGCGTCGCGCTGGAGCAAGCGTTCCGGGAGAGCGCCGAGTCGGCACGCGGAGAGCGGCTCCTCGCCCAGGTCTATCTCCTCCTCGGCGCGGCCGAGGAGGACCCCGCGGGACAGCTCACGCTGCCCGAGCCGCTGCCCGAGCCGCGGCTCGGGCTTCCCGGCTCAGGGCTCTACGCCCAAGTAACCGACGCCGAGGGCGCTGTCGTTTGGCGTTCTCCCTCCGCCGTCGGCCTTAACGTCCCTTTCCGGGGCGCGCTCCAACCCGGTGAACGACGTTTCGAGCGGCGGGCAGACGCGACCGGGAAGGATTATTTCGTCGAAAGCCTGGGCGTGCGCTGGGCCACCGGAGCAAGCCCCCGCGAGCTCACCTTCAGCGTCGCCGAGGACCTGACCGAGTATCTGCAGCAGATCCGCCGCTATCGCACGGCGCTGGCTGGATGGCTCGCGGTGCTGGCGGTGCTCCTGTTGGCGGTGCTGTGGCTGGTGCTGCGCTGGGGACTGAAGCCCCTGCGGCGCGTGGCCACGGAGGTGGCCGCGATCCAAGCCGGACGCCAGGAGCGCCTCAAGGGGGAATACCCGGAGGAGCTGCGGCTCCTCACCGAAAACGTCAACGCCCTCCTCACCCACGAGCGGGCCCAGCAGAAGAAACTCAACAACGCCCTCGCCGATCTGGCCCACAGCCTGAAGACGCCGCTCGCGGTGCTGCAAAGCATGGTGGACCAGAACGTTCCTGCTGCCTCCCCTTCCCGTGCCGCCCTGGACGAGCAGCTCGCCCGCATGGGGCGGCTGGTGGAATACCACTTGCAGCGGGCGGCGGCGGGCCGCGCCGTCACCCTGTCGGGACCGGTGGCAGTACGACCCGTCGCCGAGCGCCTCATTGCCACCCTCGCCAAGGTCCAGCGGGACAAGCCCGTTCTGGCCGCAGTGGAAGTGGACGGCGCCCCGGTATTCCGCGGCGCTGAAGACGATCTCATGGAAGTCCTCGGCAACCTTCTCGACAACGCGTACAAGTGGTGTCGGTCGCAAGTGCGCGTCACCGCTGCGAGGGACGAGGAAGGGCTGCGCATCACGGTGGAGGATGACGGTCCGGGAATCGCACCGGGCCATGCCCAGCAGCTTCTTGAGCGCGGCGTGCGGGCCGACGAGACCGTGCCGGGCCACGGGATCGGCCTGGCCGTGGTGCGCGACGTGGCCGGTGCCTACGACGGGGCCGTGGCCATCGACCGCTCACCCTTGGGCGGCGCCCGCGTAACCGTACGATTCCGAGACTGA